The Malus domestica chromosome 10, GDT2T_hap1 genome contains a region encoding:
- the LOC103445359 gene encoding transcription factor bHLH62 isoform X1, with translation MENDFFLNAGIPPPLHLEQASSIPAWRSSFSTAMDIQAAAADRNCSLQQSPDCFYNPNWDNKSTDQNIHFESALSSMVSSPAASNSNISNESFVIRELIGKLGSIGNSGDLAPHSQSLLGIQNSYMGRNGNASANTSCYSTPLNSPPKLNLPVPDHHLKKEKLPNLGNSMALNSSLAEFSADPGFAERAAKFSCFGSRSFNGRTSQLGTNNNNSTEQPSFRFHPAAGNGGKLPRVSSSPSIKALGSQTSMQEKMRALLQDRSELPNSREESTISEQNPNRETNSMDLNSRKRKSASKGKAKDHHPPPISPSPTSTKGAEVNENSNTKRSKPSENNGNDQNGSVKAEEDARGSTSSDEKQTKTGPKPPEPPKDYIHVRARRGQATDSHSLAERVRREKISERMKLLQDLVPGCNKVTGKALMLDEIINYVQSLQRQVEFLSMKLSSVNTRLDFNMETLMSKEIFQQNHGLPQHPIFPSDSSAQAIYGHQRQQNPVLSNGAVDPLDNTSPCQSLGMQLPPLSGFSSEGIPHVINFTVLLPQYFKFIEGSVSWLDQLIILLHISSSSPFYRLGCLRNILIVG, from the exons ATGGAGAATGATTTTTTCCTAAATGCCGGAATCCCGCCTCCGCTTCACTTAGAACAAGCATCCTCAATACCGGCATGGCGGTCTTCATTCTCGACCGCCATGGATATCCAGGCCGCTGCCGCAGACCGGAATTGCTCTTTGCAGCAGTCCCCGGACTGCTTCTACAATCCCAACTGGGACAACAAGTCAACCGACCAGAACATCCACTTCGAATCAGCGCTGAGTTCAATGGTGTCATCTCCGGCGGCGTCCAACTCCAACATCTCCAACGAGAGCTTCGTGATCAGGGAACTGATCGGAAAGCTCGGAAGCATCGGAAACTCCGGCGATCTCGCGCCGCATTCCCAGTCATTGCTGGGAATTCAAAATTCTTACATGGGTAGAAATGGAAATGCAAGTGCCAACACTTCATGCTACAGCACCCCGTTGAACTCGCCGCCCAAGTTAAACCTGCCCGTTCCGGATCACcatttgaagaaagaaaagctACCCAATTTAGGAAACTCCATGGCCTTGAATTCCAGCCTGGCGGAGTTCTCCGCCGACCCTGGATTCGCCGAGAGGGCGGCGAAGTTTTCGTGTTTCGGAAGCAGGAGCTTCAATGGCAGAACATCACAGCTGGGAACGAATAATAACAACAGTACTGAACAACCGTCGTTTAGATTCCACCCCGCAGCGGGAAATGGCGGCAAGCTTCCTCGGGTTTCGAGCAGTCCGTCGATTAAGGCACTCGGATCTCAGACGAGTATGCAGGAAAAGATGCGTGCTCTGCTGCAGGATCGGAGTGAACTCCCCAATTCCCGAGAGGAATCGACGATTTCTGAGCAGAATCCAAACAGGGAGACCAATTCCATGGATTTGAATTCTAGGAAAAGAAAATCAGCTTCCAAAGGAAAAGCAAAGGACCATCATCCTCCTCCAATATCCCCATCTCCAACTTCCACCAAG GGGGCTGAAGTTAACGAAAATTCTAATACCAAGAGAAGCAAGCCAAGTGAAAACAATGGGAATGACCAAAATGGGTCTGTGAAAGCTGAGGAGGATGCAAGGGGAAGCACCAGTTCTGATGAGAAGCAAACCAAGACTGGTCCAAAACCACCTGAGCCTCCCAAGGATTACATTCATGTAAGAGCAAGAAGGGGTCAAGCCACTGACAGCCACAGCCTTGCTGAAAGG gtaagaagagagaagattaGTGAAAGGATGAAGCTTCTTCAAGATCTTGTGCCGGGTTGCAATAAG GTGACTGGAAAAGCACTTATGCTTGATGAGATTATAAATTACGTGCAGTCATTACAACGCCAAGTCGAG TTTCTCTCCATGAAGTTGTCTTCTGTGAACACCAGGCTGGATTTCAACATGGAAACCCTAATGTCAAAAGAG ATATTTCAACAAAACCATGGTTTGCCACAGCATCCAATATTCCCATCAGATTCCTCGGCACAAGCCATTTATGGACACCAACGCCAGCAAAATCCAGTACTTTCTAATGGGGCAGTGGACCCCTTGGATAATACCTCACCGTGTCAAAGCCTTGGGATGCAATTACCTCCTCTCAGTGGTTTTAGTAGTGAAGGCATTCCTCACGTAATTAATTTTACTGTTTTACTTCCACAATATTTTAAGTTTATTGAGGGTTCGGTTAGTTGGTTAGATCAGTTGATTATCCTTTTACACATAAGTTCGAGTTCTCCCTTCTACAGGTTAGGTTGTTTAAGAAATATATTAATTGtcgggtaa
- the LOC103445359 gene encoding transcription factor bHLH62 isoform X2, whose translation MENDFFLNAGIPPPLHLEQASSIPAWRSSFSTAMDIQAAAADRNCSLQQSPDCFYNPNWDNKSTDQNIHFESALSSMVSSPAASNSNISNESFVIRELIGKLGSIGNSGDLAPHSQSLLGIQNSYMGRNGNASANTSCYSTPLNSPPKLNLPVPDHHLKKEKLPNLGNSMALNSSLAEFSADPGFAERAAKFSCFGSRSFNGRTSQLGTNNNNSTEQPSFRFHPAAGNGGKLPRVSSSPSIKALGSQTSMQEKMRALLQDRSELPNSREESTISEQNPNRETNSMDLNSRKRKSASKGKAKDHHPPPISPSPTSTKGAEVNENSNTKRSKPSENNGNDQNGSVKAEEDARGSTSSDEKQTKTGPKPPEPPKDYIHVRARRGQATDSHSLAERVRREKISERMKLLQDLVPGCNKVTGKALMLDEIINYVQSLQRQVEFLSMKLSSVNTRLDFNMETLMSKEIFQQNHGLPQHPIFPSDSSAQAIYGHQRQQNPVLSNGAVDPLDNTSPCQSLGMQLPPLSGFSSEGIPHFPAFGEDDLHTIVQMGFGQNPTRESELLGSNQVSHMKIEL comes from the exons ATGGAGAATGATTTTTTCCTAAATGCCGGAATCCCGCCTCCGCTTCACTTAGAACAAGCATCCTCAATACCGGCATGGCGGTCTTCATTCTCGACCGCCATGGATATCCAGGCCGCTGCCGCAGACCGGAATTGCTCTTTGCAGCAGTCCCCGGACTGCTTCTACAATCCCAACTGGGACAACAAGTCAACCGACCAGAACATCCACTTCGAATCAGCGCTGAGTTCAATGGTGTCATCTCCGGCGGCGTCCAACTCCAACATCTCCAACGAGAGCTTCGTGATCAGGGAACTGATCGGAAAGCTCGGAAGCATCGGAAACTCCGGCGATCTCGCGCCGCATTCCCAGTCATTGCTGGGAATTCAAAATTCTTACATGGGTAGAAATGGAAATGCAAGTGCCAACACTTCATGCTACAGCACCCCGTTGAACTCGCCGCCCAAGTTAAACCTGCCCGTTCCGGATCACcatttgaagaaagaaaagctACCCAATTTAGGAAACTCCATGGCCTTGAATTCCAGCCTGGCGGAGTTCTCCGCCGACCCTGGATTCGCCGAGAGGGCGGCGAAGTTTTCGTGTTTCGGAAGCAGGAGCTTCAATGGCAGAACATCACAGCTGGGAACGAATAATAACAACAGTACTGAACAACCGTCGTTTAGATTCCACCCCGCAGCGGGAAATGGCGGCAAGCTTCCTCGGGTTTCGAGCAGTCCGTCGATTAAGGCACTCGGATCTCAGACGAGTATGCAGGAAAAGATGCGTGCTCTGCTGCAGGATCGGAGTGAACTCCCCAATTCCCGAGAGGAATCGACGATTTCTGAGCAGAATCCAAACAGGGAGACCAATTCCATGGATTTGAATTCTAGGAAAAGAAAATCAGCTTCCAAAGGAAAAGCAAAGGACCATCATCCTCCTCCAATATCCCCATCTCCAACTTCCACCAAG GGGGCTGAAGTTAACGAAAATTCTAATACCAAGAGAAGCAAGCCAAGTGAAAACAATGGGAATGACCAAAATGGGTCTGTGAAAGCTGAGGAGGATGCAAGGGGAAGCACCAGTTCTGATGAGAAGCAAACCAAGACTGGTCCAAAACCACCTGAGCCTCCCAAGGATTACATTCATGTAAGAGCAAGAAGGGGTCAAGCCACTGACAGCCACAGCCTTGCTGAAAGG gtaagaagagagaagattaGTGAAAGGATGAAGCTTCTTCAAGATCTTGTGCCGGGTTGCAATAAG GTGACTGGAAAAGCACTTATGCTTGATGAGATTATAAATTACGTGCAGTCATTACAACGCCAAGTCGAG TTTCTCTCCATGAAGTTGTCTTCTGTGAACACCAGGCTGGATTTCAACATGGAAACCCTAATGTCAAAAGAG ATATTTCAACAAAACCATGGTTTGCCACAGCATCCAATATTCCCATCAGATTCCTCGGCACAAGCCATTTATGGACACCAACGCCAGCAAAATCCAGTACTTTCTAATGGGGCAGTGGACCCCTTGGATAATACCTCACCGTGTCAAAGCCTTGGGATGCAATTACCTCCTCTCAGTGGTTTTAGTAGTGAAGGCATTCCTCAC TTTCCAGCATTTGGTGAAGATGATCTGCATACCATTGTTCAGATGGGTTTTGGCCAAAATCCAACCAGAGAATCAGAATTGCTTG GTTCAAATCAAGTATCGCACATGAAAATTGAGCTCTGA